Proteins encoded within one genomic window of Oryza brachyantha chromosome 7, ObraRS2, whole genome shotgun sequence:
- the LOC121055031 gene encoding uncharacterized protein LOC121055031, which yields MRRFFPFRSFTSNGGNGKAEAGHDKRNDNKVDEGGTSCASDSPDRQSVRSRSRHGKPRSEESSNPQLRRCQSFSSSAIDRTLNERTISFSGDIPCSFSNTSDAPRHIGYAENLRSPRYRIQCDGGIGSGGKLQLRTGPTTSFACDALATAASIHRQHALLLRFTVLSLVTRNTHQYWRIHDKGSKNTCGTGK from the exons ATGAGAAGATTCTTTCCATTCCGCTCATTCACAAGCAATGGTGGGAATGGAAAAGCAGAAGCAGGACATGATAAGAGAAATGATAACAAAGTGGATGAAGGAGGGACCAGCTGTGCCTCTGATTCTCCTGATAGACAGTCAGTCAGGTCAAGAAGCCGCCATGGAAAACCAAGGAGTGAGGAATCATCCAATCCTCAGCTCAGGAGGTGCCAGTCATTCTCATCATCAGCAATTGATCGTACCTTGAATGAGCggacaattagtttttcaggTGATATTCCATGTTCTTTCTCCAACACTTCTGATGCGCCTCGACACATTGGGTATGCAGA AAATCTTCGCTCCCCACGATATCGAATCCAGTGCGACGGCGGTATCGGTAGCGGCGGAAAGCTGCAGCTACGGACTGGGCCAACGACATCGTTTGCATGCGACGCCCTCGCAACAGCGGCGTCGATCCATCGTCAACatgcgctgctgctgcgtttTACG GTGCTATCCCTGGTCACAAGAAATACACACCAATATTGGAGAATACATGATAAAGGTTCCAAAAATACATGTGGCACAGGAAAATGA
- the LOC102702026 gene encoding tRNA-specific adenosine deaminase TAD2-like, giving the protein MAAAAAFMKLALEQAQFALDNLEVPVGCVIVEDGKVISSGSNKTNATRNATRHAEMEAIDILLREWQGMGLDQPHVAEKFARCDLYVTCEPCIMCAMALSILGIREVYFGCANDKFGGCGSIMSLHQSSSTELSGKEIPGPKGYKCTGGIMAEEAVALFRSFYEQGNPNAPKPHRPVRIAPQ; this is encoded by the exons atggcggcggcggcggcgtttaTGAAGCTTGCGCTCGAGCAG GCCCAGTTTGCATTGGACAACCTTGAGGTCCCTGTAGG ATGTGTGATTGTGGAGGATGGGAAGGTGATTTCTTCCGGTAGCAACAAGACGAATGCCACCCGGAAT GCTACAAGGCATGCTGAGATGGAAGCAATTGATATCCTTCTTAGGGAGTGGCAGGGCATGGGACTTGATCAGCCACATGTCGCAGAGAAGTTTGCAAGATGCGACCTTTATGTCACATGTGAGCCTTGCATAATGTGCGCAATGGCGTTGTCGATACTTG GAATAAGGGAAGTGTACTTTGGCTGTGCTAACGATAAATTTGGTGGATGTGGATCAATCATGTCACTGCACCAGAGTTCTTCTACTGAACTTTCAGG GAAGGAAATTCCCGGACCAAAAGGTTACAAATGTACTGGTGGGATCATGGCAGAGGAGGCAGTGGCTctttttagaagtttttatGAGCAAGGGAACCCAAATG CTCCGAAGCCTCACAGACCTGTCCGTATAGCTCCCCAATGA